The following proteins come from a genomic window of Microtus pennsylvanicus isolate mMicPen1 chromosome 22, mMicPen1.hap1, whole genome shotgun sequence:
- the LOC142840062 gene encoding LOW QUALITY PROTEIN: uncharacterized protein LOC142840062 (The sequence of the model RefSeq protein was modified relative to this genomic sequence to represent the inferred CDS: substituted 2 bases at 2 genomic stop codons), with translation MVRSSLTVSPFFSFGMLMRAVTYDDVHINFTREEWNLLDPSQKNLYKDVMLETYRNFSTIECIWEDHNSEEHCQFSRRHERXFSFPRWKKPYECNQCRKSFAQHNALQYHGRTHTGEKPYEYNECGKAFAAQSTLKNHKRTHTGEKSSECNECGKAFAAHGTLQNHKTTHTGEKLYECNQCGKAFAVHSNLQNHKRTHTREKPYECNECGKAFAAYGTLQNHKRTHSGEKPYECNQCGKAFAQCSNLQKHKRTHTGEKPYECNQCGKAFAFHSNLKSHKRTHTGEKPYECNECGKAFAAHGTLQNHKTTHTGEKLYECNQCGKAFAVHSNLQNHKRTHTREKPYXCNECGKAFAAHGTLQNHKRTYSGEKPYECNQCGKAFAQCSNLQKHKRTHTGEKPYECNQCGKAFAFHSNLKSHKRTHTGEKPYECNECGKAFAAHGTLQNHKRTHTGEKLYECNQCGNAFAVHSNLQSHKRTHTGEKPYKCKECGKAFASHNNLQNHKRTHTGEKPFECNECGKAFAAHRTLQYHKRTHTGEKPYECNECGKAFSQYIILQCHKRTHTGEKPYVCNQCGKAFASHSNFQNHKRTHTGEKPYECNQCGKAFAARSTLKRHKISHSR, from the exons ATGGTCCGATCTTCCCTCACTgtgtctccatttttctcttttggaatgtTAATG agggcagtgacctatgatgatgtgcatatcaacttcacTCGGGAAGAGTGgaatttgctggatccttcccagaagaatctctacaaagatgtgatgctggagacctacaggaacttCAGTACTATag AATgcatttgggaagaccataatagtgaagaacattgtcaattttctagaagacatgaaaggtaattttcat TCCCCAGATgga agaaaccctatgaatgtaatcagtgtagGAAGTCCTTTGCACAGCATAATGCTCTTCAATACCAtggaagaacacatactggagaaaaaccctatgaatataatgagtgtggtaaagcctttgcagcTCAAAGTACTCttaaaaaccataaaagaacacatactggagagaaatcctctgaatgtaatgagtgtggtaaggcctttgcagctcacggcactcttcaaaaccataaaacaacacatacaggagagaaactgtatgaatgtaatcagtgtggcaaggcctttgcagttcacagtaatcttcaaaaccataaaagaacacatactagagaaaaaccctatgaatgtaatgagtgtggtaaggcctttgcagcttACGGcactcttcaaaaccataaaagaacacatagtggagagaaaccctatgaatgtaatcagtgtgggaaggcctttgcacaatgcagtaatcttcaaaagcataaaagaacacatactggagagaaaccctatgaatgtaatcagtgtggtaaggcctttgcatttCACAGTAATCTaaaaagccataaaagaacacatactggagagaaaccctatgaatgtaatgagtgtggtaaggcctttgcagctcacggcactcttcaaaaccataaaacaacacatacaggagagaaactgtatgaatgtaatcagtgtggcaaggcctttgcagttcacagtaatcttcaaaaccataaaagaacacatactagaGAAAAACCCTAttaatgtaatgagtgtggtaaggcctttgcagctcacggcactcttcaaaaccataaaagaacatatagtggagagaaaccctatgaatgtaatcagtgtgggaaggcctttgcacaatgcagtaatcttcaaaagcataaaagaacacatactggagagaaaccctatgaatgtaatcagtgtggtaaagcctttgcatttCACAGTAATCTaaaaagccataaaagaacacatactggagagaaaccctatgaatgtaatgagtgtggtaaggcctttgcagctcacggcactcttcaaaaccataaaagaacacatacaggagagaaactgtatgaatgtaatcagtgtggcaatgcCTTTGCAgttcacagtaatcttcaaagccataaaagaacacatactggagaaaaaccctataaatgtaaagagtgtgggaaggcctttgcaTCCCACAATAATCTTCagaaccataaaagaacacatactggagagaaaccctttgaatgtaatgagtgtgggaaggcctttgcaGCTCATCGTActcttcaataccataaaagaacacatactggagagaaaccctatgaatgtaatgaatgtggtAAGGCTTTTTCACAGTACATTATTCTTCAatgccataaaagaacacatactggagaaaaaccatatgtatgtaatcagtgtggcaaggcctttgcatcTCACAGTaattttcaaaaccataaaagaacacatactggagagaaaccctatgaatgtaatcagtgtggaaagGCATTTGCAGCTCGCAGTACTCTTAAAAGGCATAAAATATCTCACTCTAGATAG